From the genome of Megasphaera vaginalis (ex Bordigoni et al. 2020):
CCGTTTTTACTTCTATCGGTTTGGATAGAAGATAGCTAACCTTCTGATCGACTAAATCATCAAACATATTATTGACGATATGGTAATTTGTCGCGTTGATCGTATCTTGAAACCGTCCGTTCTCGCCGATTTCCTGCCGATTCTCTCGTAATATATCATGCCGCCCCTTGTAATAATCACGAGCGGTTAATATGTCCCTGCGCCGCTTTGATTGCATGAACTCGTTGAATTCAGATTGTAAAAACTCACGATCGCTCATGCCTGCGTTGTCTTTTATGATTGAACTAAAAAATGCCGTTAATTCCATTTCATCACCATCCGAACCGGCTGCCCATGATAATCTTGCCACACGCATACCGAACAGAGTCTATTGCGTGGTTATTCTTATCGGGGTATGCGCTAATAAATTGGCCCTCTTTGTTCCGTTCGTATTCGTATGTCACGAATTCTCGATACGTATTAGGGCATCTGTTTTTGTCGATATATATATGCTCCAGATTTTGCAACCACTTAATGCCATGTTCAACGCTGTCTCTGCCCTTTCGTGCGCCGTCCATATTGACCCCCAACTCCTGCATTTCTGCTATCGTCTTAGGTTCAGCGCTATCGCCAATAACCAATTCTCTGCCAATCCGATTTATTATCATTTCAGCAGCAGGCTTGTTCTTTAGCTTAGGTTGATATACTTCATCGAATATATACAACGTTTCTCTCTTGGCATCGTAGTGCATCCGCGTAAATGCCAATGGGTCAACAGCAAAGCCAAAATCGCAGCCGTTATATAATCTATCAAAACTGCTTACAAGTTCATCCGTCATGTTCATATCTTCCACGTTCTCGAAAACAGCCCCGCCGGTCCCGGTGACCTCCCCGAGGTACTCGTGACGGTAGGCCATCTCGTTGCGGGCCTTGAGCTTTTCGGCGTCCTCAAAGAATCGGTCCCCCAGCCACTCCCGCGGAACGCCTAAGTACGTCGAATGGTGAACCAATCTGTCGGGATCATCAAAGAGTTTCTCTTCATTGACCCAGTTATTTTGGCTCTTCGGCG
Proteins encoded in this window:
- a CDS encoding PBSX family phage terminase large subunit, which codes for PKSQNNWVNEEKLFDDPDRLVHHSTYLGVPREWLGDRFFEDAEKLKARNEMAYRHEYLGEVTGTGGAVFENVEDMNMTDELVSSFDRLYNGCDFGFAVDPLAFTRMHYDAKRETLYIFDEVYQPKLKNKPAAEMIINRIGRELVIGDSAEPKTIAEMQELGVNMDGARKGRDSVEHGIKWLQNLEHIYIDKNRCPNTYREFVTYEYERNKEGQFISAYPDKNNHAIDSVRYACGKIIMGSRFGW